In Massilistercora timonensis, the following are encoded in one genomic region:
- a CDS encoding MBL fold metallo-hydrolase, whose protein sequence is MKVTVLVDNLRNGPLKGEWGLSFLIEYEKWKILLDTGASGLFARNARRLGIDLGEVDHAVLSHAHYDHSDGMSAFFRENDHASLYIREKAEEDCYSQKWLRKKYIGIKRGELKRYQDRIVRVAGDYELEEGIYLIPHKAAQLERAGLRAGMYRRTGRHWRPDDFSHEQSLVFETQKGLVIFNSCSHGGVEVIIREVMDTFPGQPIYAMLGGFHLFHKPEAEVRSLARKIQSTGVEKIYTGHCTGEKAFQILRQELGSQVRQWKTGMRISL, encoded by the coding sequence ATGAAAGTAACGGTATTGGTGGATAATCTGAGAAACGGCCCTCTTAAGGGAGAGTGGGGATTAAGCTTTCTCATCGAATATGAGAAGTGGAAGATCCTTCTGGATACCGGAGCCTCCGGGCTTTTTGCCAGGAATGCCAGAAGACTTGGGATCGATCTTGGAGAGGTGGATCACGCAGTGCTTTCTCACGCCCATTATGACCACAGCGACGGGATGTCCGCATTTTTCCGGGAAAATGATCATGCCTCTTTGTATATCAGGGAGAAGGCAGAGGAAGACTGCTACTCCCAGAAATGGCTTCGCAAAAAATACATTGGGATCAAGAGAGGGGAACTGAAACGGTATCAGGACCGGATCGTCCGCGTGGCGGGAGACTATGAACTGGAAGAAGGCATTTATCTGATCCCCCATAAGGCGGCGCAGCTGGAGAGAGCCGGCCTGCGGGCCGGAATGTACCGCCGGACAGGAAGGCATTGGAGACCCGATGATTTCTCCCATGAACAGAGCCTGGTGTTTGAAACGCAAAAAGGGCTGGTGATCTTCAACAGCTGCAGCCACGGCGGCGTGGAAGTGATCATCCGGGAGGTGATGGACACATTTCCCGGCCAGCCGATTTACGCGATGCTGGGAGGGTTCCACCTGTTCCATAAGCCGGAGGCGGAAGTGCGCTCCCTGGCGCGCAAGATCCAGTCCACAGGCGTGGAGAAGATCTACACTGGCCATTGTACCGGAGAGAAGGCGTTCCAGATCCTGCGCCAGGAGCTGGGAAGCCAGGTGCGGCAGTGGAAGACGGGAATGCGGATCAGCCTTTAA
- a CDS encoding aldo/keto reductase, whose protein sequence is MDKVVLGKTGIEANKNGFGALPIQRISKKDAVYLLQKAFYHGVDYFDTARAYSDSEEKMGAALSWVRDRIVISTKTAATDVETFWKDLETSLGNLQTDYIDIYQFHNPAFCPKPGDGTGLYEAMEEAKATGKIRHIGITNHRLAVAREAIESGLYETLQFPFSYLASEKDREIVDACREAGMGFIAMKGLAGGLIRNSACAYAYLAQPEFSHVAPIWGVQRESELDEFLSYQENPPRLSGDLEAVIQADRGQLSGDFCRGCGYCMPCPAGIKINDCARMSLMIRRAPQAAWVSQEWQEEMKKIENCLHCGQCKSKCPYGLDTPELLAKNYEDYKTFL, encoded by the coding sequence ATGGATAAGGTAGTATTGGGAAAAACAGGGATTGAAGCGAATAAAAATGGATTTGGCGCGCTCCCCATCCAGCGGATCAGCAAGAAGGACGCAGTCTATCTTCTGCAGAAGGCGTTCTATCACGGGGTGGATTATTTTGACACTGCCCGGGCATACTCAGACAGTGAAGAGAAGATGGGGGCGGCCCTTTCCTGGGTCAGAGACCGCATTGTGATCAGCACCAAGACGGCGGCCACGGACGTGGAGACCTTCTGGAAGGATCTGGAGACCAGCCTTGGCAATCTTCAGACGGATTATATTGATATCTATCAGTTCCATAATCCGGCGTTTTGTCCAAAACCAGGGGATGGCACCGGCCTCTATGAGGCGATGGAAGAAGCCAAAGCAACGGGGAAGATCCGGCATATCGGGATCACCAATCACCGCCTGGCCGTGGCCAGGGAAGCCATTGAATCCGGTCTCTATGAGACGCTGCAGTTTCCATTTTCTTATCTGGCTTCCGAGAAGGACAGAGAAATCGTAGACGCCTGCAGGGAGGCAGGTATGGGCTTTATCGCCATGAAGGGACTGGCGGGAGGGCTGATCCGCAATTCAGCCTGCGCTTACGCATATCTGGCACAGCCGGAATTCTCCCATGTGGCGCCGATCTGGGGCGTGCAGCGAGAAAGCGAGCTGGATGAGTTCCTGTCTTACCAGGAGAATCCGCCCAGACTGTCCGGGGATCTGGAAGCAGTGATCCAGGCAGACCGGGGGCAGTTGTCCGGGGATTTCTGCCGGGGCTGCGGATATTGTATGCCCTGTCCGGCGGGGATCAAGATCAACGACTGTGCCCGCATGAGCCTGATGATCCGCAGGGCGCCTCAGGCGGCCTGGGTTTCCCAGGAGTGGCAGGAAGAAATGAAGAAGATCGAGAACTGCCTCCATTGTGGACAGTGCAAGAGCAAATGTCCCTACGGGCTGGACACGCCGGAGCTGCTGGCGAAGAATTACGAGGATTATAAGACATTTCTGTAA
- a CDS encoding alcohol dehydrogenase, giving the protein MKAVVYKGKGILALEERPVPRILDEKDAIVKVTLTTICSSDIHIKHGAVPKAVPGTILGHEFVGVVVETGSGVRKVKAGDRVSVNVETFCGECFFCKRGFVNNCQDPQGGWALGCRIDGGQAEYVRVPYADNGLTVIPDGVADEQALFNGDILSTGYWAADIGKIRPGDTVAVIGAGPTGLCTMACARLYTPARILAIDTDPYRLDLAKKKGLADVTLIPGEGDLPEKVRDLTEGRGADVVLEVAGGEDTFQTAWQIARPNAVVVVVAMYEEPQTLPLPDMYGKNLTFRTGGVDGRYGQEIRDLTARGKLDVSFLITHRCGLDEIMEAYEIFEQKKEHVIKFAVKP; this is encoded by the coding sequence ATGAAAGCGGTAGTATATAAGGGAAAGGGGATCCTTGCTCTGGAGGAACGGCCAGTCCCCAGGATTCTGGATGAAAAGGATGCCATTGTCAAAGTGACGCTGACCACCATCTGCTCCAGTGATATCCATATCAAGCATGGCGCGGTGCCAAAGGCCGTACCGGGAACGATCCTGGGCCATGAATTTGTTGGAGTAGTTGTGGAGACTGGAAGCGGAGTCCGGAAGGTGAAGGCGGGGGACCGGGTCTCAGTTAATGTGGAAACCTTCTGCGGAGAGTGCTTCTTCTGCAAGAGAGGATTTGTGAACAACTGTCAGGATCCTCAGGGCGGCTGGGCGCTGGGCTGCAGGATTGACGGAGGACAGGCGGAGTATGTCCGTGTCCCCTATGCAGACAATGGCCTGACGGTGATCCCGGATGGAGTGGCAGATGAGCAGGCCCTTTTCAATGGGGACATTCTGTCCACCGGATACTGGGCGGCGGATATTGGAAAGATCCGGCCCGGGGATACGGTAGCGGTTATCGGAGCCGGCCCTACGGGACTTTGCACCATGGCCTGCGCCCGGCTCTATACGCCGGCCAGGATCCTTGCCATTGATACAGACCCCTATCGGCTGGACTTGGCGAAAAAGAAAGGCCTGGCAGATGTGACTTTGATCCCGGGAGAAGGAGACCTTCCGGAGAAGGTACGGGACCTGACAGAGGGACGGGGCGCTGATGTGGTTCTGGAAGTAGCCGGCGGAGAGGACACCTTCCAGACGGCATGGCAGATCGCCCGGCCCAACGCGGTGGTTGTGGTGGTGGCTATGTATGAAGAGCCCCAGACACTGCCGCTGCCGGACATGTACGGGAAGAACCTGACCTTCAGGACCGGAGGCGTGGACGGCCGTTACGGGCAGGAGATCAGGGATCTGACTGCCCGGGGGAAGCTGGATGTCAGTTTTCTCATCACTCACCGCTGCGGGCTGGATGAGATTATGGAGGCTTATGAGATCTTTGAACAAAAAAAGGAACATGTGATAAAATTTGCAGTAAAACCATAA
- a CDS encoding hydrolase: MTSNLTREEALELLRKYNQEPFHIQHGLTVEKTMRWFANELGYGDEADYWAITGLLHDIDFEQYPEEHCVKAPELLREAGVGEDMIHSICSHGYGICCDVEPELEMEKVLFAADELTGLIGAAALMRPSKSVQDMEVSSVKKKFKDKRFAAGCSRDTIREGAQRLGWDLNDLFEKTLKAMQSCEDEIREEMEALAL; this comes from the coding sequence ATGACAAGCAATCTGACAAGAGAAGAAGCGCTGGAACTATTGCGGAAATACAACCAGGAGCCCTTCCATATCCAGCATGGACTTACGGTAGAAAAGACCATGCGCTGGTTTGCCAATGAACTTGGGTATGGAGATGAAGCGGATTACTGGGCGATCACAGGGCTTCTCCACGATATTGATTTTGAACAGTACCCGGAAGAACACTGTGTGAAGGCGCCGGAACTTCTGCGGGAAGCAGGGGTGGGAGAGGACATGATCCACTCTATTTGTTCTCATGGATACGGAATCTGCTGTGACGTGGAGCCGGAACTTGAGATGGAGAAAGTGCTTTTCGCCGCGGATGAGCTGACGGGACTGATCGGCGCGGCTGCGCTTATGCGCCCTTCCAAAAGCGTTCAGGACATGGAAGTGTCCAGTGTGAAGAAAAAGTTCAAGGACAAGCGGTTCGCGGCAGGCTGTTCCAGGGATACCATCCGGGAAGGAGCACAGAGACTGGGATGGGACTTAAATGATCTGTTTGAGAAGACATTAAAGGCCATGCAGTCCTGTGAAGATGAGATCCGTGAGGAAATGGAGGCGCTTGCTTTATGA
- a CDS encoding prolyl-tRNA synthetase associated domain-containing protein, translated as MNKQEIYDYLNSRDIWHEITEHEAVYNMEEVARIQLPYPEQEAKNLFVRDDKKKNYYLITVKGEKRVDLKEFRSRNNTRRLGFASESDLMEILGLIPGAVTPFGLLNDEERKVQFFLDRDFLEEPGFLGVHPNDNTATVWLKTRDMLEILREHGNPVNVVEI; from the coding sequence ATGAATAAGCAGGAGATCTATGATTATCTGAACAGCAGGGATATCTGGCACGAGATCACGGAACATGAGGCTGTCTACAACATGGAGGAGGTGGCCCGGATCCAGCTTCCTTATCCGGAACAGGAGGCCAAGAATCTTTTCGTCCGTGATGATAAAAAGAAGAACTATTATCTCATCACTGTCAAGGGAGAGAAGCGGGTGGATCTGAAGGAATTCCGCAGCCGCAACAACACCCGCCGTCTGGGATTCGCAAGTGAATCGGATCTTATGGAGATCCTTGGTCTGATCCCGGGGGCGGTAACGCCTTTTGGACTTCTCAATGATGAAGAGAGGAAGGTCCAGTTTTTCCTGGACAGAGACTTCCTGGAGGAGCCTGGATTCCTGGGGGTACATCCCAACGACAATACGGCCACTGTCTGGCTTAAGACCAGGGACATGCTGGAGATCCTCCGGGAACACGGCAATCCGGTGAACGTGGTGGAGATCTGA
- a CDS encoding GNAT family N-acetyltransferase, producing the protein MIIRRAVDKDYKELLAFYERMCQVLGEKEFLPDGDKGGFPSGEMIKGAIDRGQQFVGIEDERIVAAYIMDHDCDKAYDLVKWQVNAEKEKVVILHALRVLPEYGKRGYSRKLVEHAISTAEKWGQKAIRLDCIEGNEIPQKMYRSFGFQYRDTVEITYADIGVPRKFLVYERVL; encoded by the coding sequence ATGATAATTCGCAGGGCAGTTGACAAGGATTATAAAGAATTACTTGCATTTTACGAGAGGATGTGCCAGGTGCTGGGTGAGAAAGAGTTTCTCCCAGACGGAGATAAAGGCGGATTCCCTTCCGGGGAAATGATCAAAGGAGCCATAGATCGGGGACAGCAGTTCGTAGGGATTGAAGATGAACGGATCGTGGCAGCCTACATTATGGATCATGACTGTGACAAGGCTTACGACCTGGTAAAATGGCAGGTAAACGCAGAGAAAGAGAAGGTTGTGATACTTCATGCACTGCGCGTCCTTCCAGAATATGGCAAAAGAGGATACTCCCGGAAACTGGTGGAACACGCTATCTCAACAGCAGAAAAATGGGGGCAGAAGGCTATCCGGCTGGACTGTATTGAGGGAAATGAGATTCCTCAAAAAATGTACCGGTCTTTTGGCTTTCAGTATAGAGATACAGTTGAGATCACTTATGCGGATATTGGGGTTCCCAGGAAATTTCTTGTGTATGAACGGGTACTGTAG
- a CDS encoding Gfo/Idh/MocA family oxidoreductase → MKIGILACGPMAETFTRTLIQMEEAECYAVASRSLSRAEAFAREYGFTKAYGSYEALCEDPEVELVYIATPHSCHYENMELCIRHKKPVLCEKAFTMNAGEARKIMELAEQEQVFAAEAIWTRYMPSRQMIREVVESGIIGKVSVLTANLSYPISGKERIMRPELAGGALLDIGVYGLNFALMHFGTDIERMESSVRMTDTGVDAMESITLFFKDGRMAVLTHDIYSRSDRKGIFYGEKGYIVVENINNPRSIAVYDAEDRLLKQMDVPEQISGYEYEVRECIEAIRAGAKESSSMPLSDSVLVMEIMDRLRKQWGMVYPREIL, encoded by the coding sequence ATGAAAATAGGAATTCTGGCCTGCGGGCCGATGGCGGAGACATTCACCAGAACATTGATCCAGATGGAGGAGGCCGAGTGTTATGCGGTGGCTTCACGGAGTCTTTCCCGGGCGGAAGCATTTGCCCGGGAATATGGATTTACAAAGGCTTACGGAAGTTATGAAGCGCTGTGCGAAGACCCGGAAGTGGAGCTGGTCTATATTGCCACGCCTCATTCCTGCCATTATGAAAATATGGAGCTGTGTATCCGGCATAAAAAACCGGTTCTCTGTGAAAAGGCATTTACCATGAATGCAGGGGAAGCCCGGAAGATCATGGAACTTGCAGAGCAGGAGCAGGTTTTTGCGGCGGAAGCTATCTGGACCCGGTATATGCCCTCCAGGCAGATGATCCGGGAAGTAGTTGAAAGCGGGATTATCGGAAAGGTTTCGGTGCTGACGGCAAATCTCTCTTATCCCATCAGTGGGAAGGAGCGGATCATGCGGCCGGAACTGGCCGGAGGAGCGCTTCTGGACATTGGTGTGTACGGGCTGAATTTTGCGCTGATGCATTTTGGAACGGACATTGAACGGATGGAGTCCTCGGTCCGCATGACGGATACCGGCGTGGATGCCATGGAATCCATCACCCTATTTTTCAAGGATGGAAGGATGGCGGTGCTGACCCATGACATTTACAGCAGATCCGACCGGAAGGGGATTTTCTATGGAGAGAAAGGCTATATTGTAGTGGAAAATATCAACAATCCACGGAGTATCGCGGTCTACGATGCGGAAGACCGGCTCCTGAAGCAGATGGATGTACCGGAGCAGATCAGCGGATATGAATATGAGGTGCGGGAATGTATCGAGGCGATCCGGGCGGGAGCAAAGGAGAGTTCTTCCATGCCCCTTTCAGACAGTGTCCTGGTCATGGAGATCATGGACCGGCTGCGAAAACAGTGGGGAATGGTTTATCCCCGGGAGATCTTGTAA
- a CDS encoding flavodoxin domain-containing protein produces the protein MKSLIIYGSQYSTTKRYAERFAEMTGFPVISYEDMNALTGYERVIYFGGLYAGGVKGLKNAVKRFSLDTKLIIVTVGLADVCDKENISNIRNSISKQVPEDLLKSAFVFHLRGGIDYQKLSFKHKTMMTLLYNKIKNLPEDKKTAEDKALIETFNSKVDFVDFDSLNPIAEVL, from the coding sequence ATGAAATCTTTAATTATATATGGCAGTCAGTACAGCACAACAAAGCGATACGCAGAACGATTTGCAGAGATGACTGGTTTTCCGGTTATCAGCTATGAGGATATGAATGCCCTAACCGGCTATGAGCGGGTCATTTATTTCGGCGGTTTATATGCAGGTGGCGTGAAAGGTTTAAAGAATGCAGTTAAGAGATTTTCTCTGGATACAAAACTGATCATCGTGACAGTTGGTTTGGCAGATGTATGCGATAAAGAAAACATAAGTAATATCAGAAATTCCATAAGCAAGCAGGTGCCAGAGGATTTATTAAAATCAGCATTTGTCTTTCATTTGCGAGGCGGGATTGATTATCAGAAATTGTCTTTTAAGCATAAAACGATGATGACGCTTTTATACAACAAGATAAAAAACTTGCCGGAAGATAAAAAAACTGCTGAGGATAAAGCTTTGATAGAAACCTTTAACTCAAAAGTTGACTTTGTTGATTTCGATTCTTTAAATCCTATAGCAGAAGTCCTTTGA
- a CDS encoding DUF3784 domain-containing protein: MSDMFFAVITGIIAVILFIYVFFAARCKGPILSNTYLFASEKERSKIDKKAEYHMVSVVFGILATIFACLTVYIITSWNICLYTVFVLIICVIVYAVKESIKSEKDISRH, encoded by the coding sequence ATGAGTGATATGTTTTTTGCTGTAATTACTGGAATTATTGCTGTTATTCTATTCATATATGTATTCTTTGCAGCTAGATGTAAAGGCCCTATTTTATCCAATACATATCTATTTGCCTCTGAAAAAGAACGTAGCAAAATAGATAAAAAAGCAGAATATCATATGGTTTCTGTTGTCTTCGGAATTTTGGCAACTATTTTTGCATGTCTGACAGTGTATATCATTACATCGTGGAATATATGTCTCTATACAGTATTTGTTTTGATTATCTGCGTCATAGTATATGCTGTTAAAGAGAGTATTAAATCTGAAAAGGATATAAGTAGACATTGA
- a CDS encoding CatA-like O-acetyltransferase — protein sequence MKAPFRCSCDLSYKAELNQFNEEYLKYTAQVAASCQDRDLSENSMVIGTSAVIDTELDGAVGMNSGIFNNPFLIWGRYKKKWFRYYLPLSFQFHHTQMDGAHAGRFLERLQDEINGLK from the coding sequence ATGAAAGCGCCCTTCCGGTGTTCCTGCGACCTTTCCTATAAAGCCGAGTTAAATCAGTTCAACGAGGAGTATCTGAAGTATACGGCGCAGGTTGCAGCAAGCTGTCAGGACAGGGACTTATCCGAAAATAGTATGGTCATCGGCACGTCCGCTGTCATAGATACAGAACTTGACGGAGCTGTTGGTATGAACAGCGGTATTTTTAATAATCCCTTTCTTATCTGGGGCAGATACAAAAAGAAATGGTTTCGGTATTATCTGCCGCTTTCGTTCCAGTTCCATCACACACAGATGGACGGGGCACATGCGGGTAGATTTTTGGAAAGATTGCAGGATGAGATCAATGGGCTGAAATAA
- a CDS encoding GyrI-like domain-containing protein — MAFDYKKEYKEFYMPKNKPGIIEIPKMNYIAVRGKGNPNEEDGEYKNSIGLLYGIAFTIKMSYKGTHKIEGFFEYVVPPLEGLWWQENTQGLDYARKEDMHFISMIRLPDFVTKKDFEWAVQEATKKKKQDFSKVEFFPYDEGLCVQCMHIGSYDDEPATVDLMHDYMKANGYELDITDTRYHHEIYLSDPRKCDVSRLKTVVRHPIRKAE, encoded by the coding sequence ATGGCTTTTGACTACAAGAAAGAATACAAAGAATTTTATATGCCGAAGAACAAGCCAGGAATTATAGAGATTCCAAAAATGAACTACATAGCAGTCCGGGGAAAAGGCAATCCCAATGAGGAAGACGGAGAATACAAAAACTCCATCGGCTTGTTATATGGAATTGCCTTTACCATAAAGATGAGCTACAAGGGGACGCATAAGATCGAGGGTTTCTTTGAGTATGTGGTGCCGCCCCTTGAAGGGCTTTGGTGGCAGGAAAACACGCAGGGACTTGATTATGCAAGAAAAGAAGACATGCACTTTATCTCTATGATCCGGCTGCCGGACTTTGTAACGAAGAAAGATTTTGAGTGGGCAGTTCAGGAAGCAACGAAAAAGAAAAAGCAGGATTTTTCGAAAGTTGAATTTTTTCCTTATGACGAAGGATTATGTGTTCAGTGTATGCACATCGGTTCTTACGATGATGAGCCTGCCACCGTTGATCTCATGCACGACTATATGAAAGCAAACGGGTATGAACTGGATATTACGGACACAAGATATCATCACGAAATCTATCTGAGCGATCCGAGAAAATGCGATGTGAGCCGGCTGAAAACGGTTGTGCGTCACCCGATCCGGAAAGCAGAATGA
- a CDS encoding GNAT family N-acetyltransferase — protein sequence MSYSIREMRKEEYSLLSDFLYEAIYIPAGTAAPPKSVITCPELQVYIADFGNSKHDKALIAEIDGNIVGAIWARIMNDYGHIDENTPSLAMSVLKAYRSMGIGTSLLTQMLSTEKAAGYAKISLSVQKDNYAVKLYRKVGFTTVCETDEEYIMIVDLNSICKMEE from the coding sequence ATGAGCTACTCTATAAGAGAAATGCGAAAAGAAGAATATAGTCTGCTCAGTGACTTTTTGTACGAAGCAATTTATATTCCGGCTGGTACGGCTGCGCCGCCTAAATCTGTAATAACTTGTCCCGAATTGCAAGTATACATTGCAGATTTTGGAAACAGCAAACACGATAAGGCTTTGATTGCAGAAATTGACGGAAATATTGTAGGAGCAATATGGGCAAGGATTATGAACGACTACGGACATATTGATGAGAATACGCCTTCCCTTGCAATGTCCGTTCTTAAAGCGTACAGGAGTATGGGAATCGGAACTTCATTACTCACACAAATGCTGTCAACGGAAAAAGCTGCTGGTTATGCAAAGATTTCTTTATCTGTTCAAAAGGATAATTATGCAGTGAAGCTATATCGAAAAGTGGGATTTACGACAGTTTGCGAGACGGATGAAGAATACATTATGATCGTTGACCTAAATTCTATTTGCAAAATGGAGGAATAA
- a CDS encoding MFS transporter, which translates to MENFKKYIVLWLSQSISQLGSSMTAFSFILWIYEQTHSALSISIISFCNYVPYILTSIFVGTFVDNHRKKLVMLVSDFVAAIVSLFALVFLMAGNLSVWHIYIINIIVGVSTAFQQPASSVAIAKIVPKDKLSNVSGMNSFSSNLVIVFSPMLAAVFFSIGGLPLILLFDLFSFAIAFFVLLFLIRIPERLTKENFKSPFAEILYGFHFLKTEKGILYIMLTMAVINFFSRLTYENILSPMILARSSENNLVLGIVNACMGVGGIMGGLLVSMRKESRKKANMIYVSAALSFLLGDLTMAVGRNVFFWSFAAFAASLPLPFIMAGENLILYKKIPENIQGRVFAVRNAVQYSTIPFGILLGGYLSDYVFEPFMRSNADIVPLLGKIVGIGTGSGMAVMFLCTGICGFAMSIFSLFCKEIQKLNDC; encoded by the coding sequence ATGGAAAATTTCAAAAAATATATAGTTTTATGGCTAAGTCAAAGTATATCGCAGTTGGGAAGTTCTATGACGGCGTTTTCATTTATTTTATGGATCTATGAACAAACACATTCCGCACTTTCCATTTCGATTATATCTTTTTGCAATTATGTACCGTATATTTTGACAAGCATATTTGTTGGTACTTTTGTAGACAATCATCGAAAAAAATTGGTTATGCTTGTATCAGATTTTGTTGCCGCAATAGTTTCTTTATTTGCTCTGGTTTTTTTAATGGCTGGAAATCTTTCCGTATGGCATATTTACATCATCAATATAATAGTGGGAGTTAGTACGGCATTTCAACAGCCAGCGTCTTCTGTTGCAATAGCGAAAATAGTGCCAAAGGATAAACTGTCTAATGTAAGTGGTATGAACTCTTTTTCCAGTAACTTAGTTATTGTATTTAGTCCCATGTTGGCGGCTGTGTTTTTTTCTATCGGTGGCTTACCGCTGATTTTGTTATTTGATTTATTTAGCTTTGCGATTGCTTTTTTCGTACTGCTCTTTTTAATTCGCATACCAGAACGGCTTACAAAGGAAAATTTCAAATCTCCTTTTGCGGAAATCCTGTATGGATTTCATTTTCTGAAAACAGAAAAGGGAATTTTATACATCATGCTTACAATGGCTGTAATAAACTTCTTTTCAAGGTTGACTTATGAAAATATATTATCGCCGATGATTTTAGCAAGAAGTTCCGAAAACAATCTTGTCTTAGGAATTGTAAATGCTTGTATGGGAGTTGGCGGAATTATGGGCGGCTTGCTTGTATCTATGAGAAAAGAAAGCAGGAAAAAAGCAAATATGATTTATGTTTCTGCTGCACTATCTTTTCTTTTAGGAGATTTAACAATGGCTGTTGGCAGGAATGTCTTTTTCTGGTCGTTTGCCGCCTTTGCTGCAAGTTTACCGCTTCCATTTATTATGGCGGGAGAAAATCTGATACTCTATAAAAAAATACCTGAGAATATTCAAGGGAGGGTATTTGCGGTAAGAAATGCTGTACAATATAGTACAATTCCTTTTGGTATTCTTTTAGGCGGTTACTTATCTGATTATGTGTTCGAGCCTTTTATGCGTTCAAACGCAGATATTGTGCCCTTGTTGGGGAAAATTGTGGGTATCGGTACAGGCAGTGGTATGGCCGTCATGTTTTTATGTACGGGGATTTGTGGTTTTGCTATGAGCATTTTTTCACTTTTTTGTAAAGAAATACAAAAATTAAACGACTGTTAA
- a CDS encoding flavin reductase, giving the protein MKIEIGKDFPQYFKPSYPEEFELFSHFEVTAGIPTVLFAITTWKENGKPNICFHSWSCFHGDKTAFFAVMGNLYQHTHTYANIKREKCFCINFLPISYYDNLVDTINHNDIETDEFEVGHFNLSNAKTIHAPVIQEAFINMECTLKTAQDLSGAGITAMVIGQVQHISVDKKYAQGYERRYGKDGFMMLVPAPQDLVTGEPNQSAIATINIEKYD; this is encoded by the coding sequence ATGAAAATAGAGATTGGGAAAGATTTTCCGCAGTATTTCAAACCCTCATATCCAGAAGAATTTGAATTGTTTTCACATTTTGAAGTAACCGCAGGAATACCAACGGTTTTATTTGCAATTACCACATGGAAAGAAAACGGGAAACCGAATATCTGTTTTCATTCGTGGAGTTGTTTTCATGGAGATAAAACTGCTTTCTTTGCTGTGATGGGAAATCTATATCAGCACACTCATACTTATGCCAACATTAAAAGGGAAAAATGCTTTTGTATTAACTTTTTGCCAATAAGCTATTATGATAACTTGGTAGACACAATCAATCACAATGATATTGAAACGGATGAGTTTGAAGTAGGACATTTTAATCTTTCCAATGCTAAGACAATTCATGCACCAGTTATCCAAGAGGCTTTTATTAACATGGAATGTACTTTAAAAACGGCACAGGATTTAAGCGGAGCCGGAATTACGGCTATGGTTATCGGACAAGTGCAACATATTTCTGTTGATAAGAAATACGCACAAGGCTATGAAAGGCGGTATGGAAAAGACGGTTTTATGATGTTAGTACCTGCACCGCAAGACCTTGTTACTGGTGAACCAAATCAATCTGCGATTGCTACTATAAATATCGAAAAATATGATTGA
- a CDS encoding DUF3795 domain-containing protein, which yields MKDMIGYCGLDCEKCDAYIATVHNDQDLREKTAKLWAKLNNTPILPEHINCEGCRMNGAKTVFCEHICEIRKCASKKGFFTCGDCSELESCPTARAILENNPAVLENLKGLNT from the coding sequence ATGAAAGATATGATCGGATACTGCGGGCTGGACTGCGAAAAATGCGACGCATATATAGCGACTGTTCATAATGATCAGGATTTGCGGGAGAAAACGGCGAAGCTGTGGGCAAAACTGAACAATACTCCGATTTTGCCGGAACATATTAACTGTGAGGGCTGCCGTATGAATGGGGCAAAAACGGTATTTTGCGAGCATATATGTGAAATCCGGAAATGTGCTTCGAAAAAAGGTTTTTTCACCTGCGGGGACTGCTCCGAATTAGAAAGCTGCCCGACTGCCCGTGCGATTCTCGAAAACAATCCGGCGGTTTTGGAGAATTTGAAAGGTTTGAATACATAG